AGTATTCCGCACAAGCGAACGACTCAGCAACGCCGCCGGAACGGAAAAGAACCTCGTGAATAGTCCGGGCTAGTAAAGCAGGACACGGTTAAACTCCCTCCCAGGCCCCAACTTTTCCCGCGGGATATCCGCCTCATCTTGCCCAGTTCACGCGCACCCGCTTTTCACCGTCTTCGTAGTTGACCGTCAGTTCTCCGCGATAGGACCGCTGGACGGAGTCGCCCAGGCGGCGGGCGATGTGCACGCCGGTGGTGGTAATGACGGTGGCCCCGCCATCCTCCTCGATGGCCATGACCCTTTCCAGCGGGTGCTCCCCCTTTTCCGCTTCCGCCACATTGCCCACCAGGTTCATGATCTCCTGGCGGTTCTCCGTGAAAAACGGCCCTTCGAGGGCAAGGTACCCGGCCGGATAGCTGTCCCGTATCCTCCGGCACGCCGGACAGACCGTGCTGACAGTCTCCCCCGATGGGGCGCCCCACGTCCACCGGCCCCCCATCACCGTCGCGCCGCAGTCCCGGCACATCGCTCCCCCGGGCGGCTTTTCCGTCAGTTTGTAGGGATCCTTACCCCCCTTTAACCTCATCCTGTCTACCCGTCCGGACTTCCACTTCGCCATGTCCGCACCTCCCCGGCCACGCCCCTGAGGCATTCCTGGACCGCCACTCCCTCATGATAATTATACCTCCCGGAGGGCGATCCCGGGGCCGGTCAAACCGCGAGGTCAGGTAAAAACGGTGGAAACCGCGGCAGGAAGGTGTGACTATGGCGGGCAGACGCGACGGCAACCTCAGAAACAGCTGGATTACCCTGCCCATATTTATTAACATCGGAAGAGTCGCGAAAAGTCCATCAACTTCCAGATTCGTAAAAACCGATCCAAACCATGCCTGTTCCGGAAGCCGGAGGTCGTCATGTACCGATCACCCCACATCGCCCTGTCCATGTTGCTTTGCCTTACGGTCCTTGTATACCTTCCCGGAACCGGAAGCTGCGAGACGGCC
The DNA window shown above is from bacterium and carries:
- a CDS encoding BCAM0308 family protein — encoded protein: MAKWKSGRVDRMRLKGGKDPYKLTEKPPGGAMCRDCGATVMGGRWTWGAPSGETVSTVCPACRRIRDSYPAGYLALEGPFFTENRQEIMNLVGNVAEAEKGEHPLERVMAIEEDGGATVITTTGVHIARRLGDSVQRSYRGELTVNYEDGEKRVRVNWAR